The Bifidobacterium animalis subsp. animalis ATCC 25527 genomic interval CTTGCCGTCGCCCTTGTCGAAGAAGCGGTTGCCGCGCTTCAACAGCGTGGAGTACATCTGCGCGAGATCCCAACGCTCGGCGTCGTTGAGCTGGTCGAGTGTGAGAACCCCGTCGCGCAGCGGCTGCACCTGCACCTCGAGCGGCCAGCGTGCGGCCGCCGGCACATAGGCCACCCAGCTGTGGTTGCGCATGATCACGCGTTCCCCGGCCTCGATTTCGGCATTCATCAGATCGCGCAGCAGATTGCCGCCGGTGCGTTCGAAATACGCCTGCGTATGCTGCAACTCGGTCTCCAGCTTCGGCGCGATGAACGGGTACGCGTAGATCTGGCCGTGCGGGTGTGCGAGCGAGACGCCGATCTCCTCGCCGTGGTTCTCGAACGGGAACACTTGCTCAATGCCATCGATGGCGCTCAGCTCGGCCGTGCGGAAGGCCCATGCCTCCACCACCGTGCGCAGACGCTCCACCGGGAGGTCCGCCGGCAAGCCGTTCTCGTCGGAGTCGAAGCAGATCACTTCGCAGCGGCCGGCCGCCGGGCGCTCCTGCCACAACGGGTTGCCGTCCACATAGCGCACCTCGTTCAGCACACCCGGCACCTGCACCATGGACGGGAAGCGGTTTTCGAACACCACGACGTCGTAGTCGGTGTCGGGCACTTCGCCGTCCTGGTACGGGTCGCCCGGTTTGCGCGCTGCGAGAGGATTGCCTTTCGCCGTCGCACCCGCGCCGGCCGTGATCGGCCGGTTCATGCGGGCCGTGGCCATGGGAATCCAGTCTCCGGTGAGCGGGTCGCGGCGCATCTGCGGTGCCGCGTACTTCACTTCCACACCCTCGGCGTTCAGGTGCGGCGCGAAGCGGTAGTCCAGATCGCGCGGGTCGTCGAGCACGCGCGTCTTGCTGCCGTTCACATAATCCGGCTCGTCGTCGAGGTAGAAGAAATCACGGCCGTCCGACAGCGTGGTCGGCGTGATGCGAAGATGTTCCGTGGCGTATTCGCCGGGCTGATAATGCGCGAATTCGGGCTGGTTGGGTGTCTGTGACATTGGTGTCATCACTCACTTTCCTCTTCGGTTTCGATCTGATGGGCGAGCACAAGCTCTTTCACCAGATCACGGGTCTTTGCAACGGAATCCGGGTCGAGACCGTCATCGGTGATCACTGTGTCCACCTGGTCGAATTTGGCGAACAGCGACAGCGACGTGCTGCTCCATTTCGTATGGTCGGTGAGAATGATCGTGCGGTCCGCAATGTCCATCATCGCCATGTCGGTTGCCGCTTCGAGCGAGTTCGGCATGAGGAAGCCGCGCGGCATCGACACCGAATGCGTGCCGAGGAACACCGTGTTCACGCGCAGCGAGGCGATCACCTTGTCGGCGATCGGGCCGACGAGCGAATTCGAACGGGTGATCACGCCGCCGGTGACGATCACCTCGACGTCCTTCGATTCCAGCGCCTGCACGAGTTCGGCCACCGGAATCGAATTCGTCAGAATCGTGATGCCATTCGCGTTGGGCGATTCGAGCAGATGCTGCGCGAACACGTACGCGGTGGTGCCGCCGCCGATTGCAATGACGTCGCCCGGGGAGACGTATTTAATCGCCTCGCCCGCAATGGCGTCCTTCAGCCCGATGTCCATCTGCGATTTCACCGAAAACAGCGGCTCGCTCAGCAACGTGCTGGTGGAGACCGCGCCACCATGCACGCGCCTCAACAGCCCCTTGTCGGCCAGTTCGGCGATATCACGGCGAATCGTCATCGCCGAGACCCCAAACTCCTTCGATAACGCGGTGATGCGGACGGCACCGCGCGTACGCAGGCGCCCAAGAATCAAATGCTGACGCTGTGAAGAAATCATGCGAACATTATCGCACATCTTCTTCCACAGAACAACTTGAAACGAACATCTCGGCGTGTTTAACACACAACACCGAACAAAACCGCATATTCACAGGTTTACGGATTCCTGCATCCCATGCCGCGAACCGCTACTCGCGATCCAAGTATTCCTCGGAACGGTCCGGGTTATTCTGCGGCAATCCCTCATCCTCGCGCATCAGTCGCCCCGGCAGCTCCAGATCGCTCTCGACCTGCCGTTCCACCTACTTGTTATTCTTGTTATTGCGCAGAATCGTCTGCTGCATACGCGCGAAGCCCCATTGCGTCACCTTGCGCACCGCCTCGCGCACAATCTGACGATCCATCTTCGAATCCCCCCGCGTGCGGTCCGGGAACACGATCGGCACCTCCACCACGCGGCCGCCGGCGGCGATCACACGGCGGGTCATATCAATCTGGAACACATAGCCGTTCGCATCGATGCCCTCGAGGTCGATGCGCCGAAGAATCCTGACGCGGTATGCACGAAAACCGCTCGTCATATCGCGCACCTTGAGCCCGAGCATCACGCGTGCATACTGCGAACCCGCGCGCGAAATCATGTCGCGGCACCACGGCCAATCCTGGGTGGAACCACCGGGCACGCGACGGGAACCCAGCACCAGGTCCACCTGCGGGTGCCGTTCGAGCACATCTATGATCGCCCGCAGATCCTGCGGCCTGTGCGAGCCATCCATGTCCATCTCGCATACGATGTCGTACCCGTGGCCGAGTGCCCATTCGAATCCCTGAATGTACGCGGTGCCCAATCCCTGCTTGCCGGCGCGGTGCATCACGTAGACGCGCGAATCCATGGTGCACGACGCCAGTCTGTCTGCGATCTTCAGATCCTGCGTGCTCACATGTGTGTCGGAATACAGCGCGGAATCGGAATCGTCGGCGGCGAAGCTCACGTCGGCGAGCGCGTCGTTCTCGTTGTGTTCCACGTTGAGGTCCTGCGGCAGCAATGTGACGCGCGAGATCACGTCGGCAAGCGTGCCGGTGCCATCCGGGGAGCCGTCGTCCACAATGAGCACGTCCACGCCGGGATTGCGCAGGAAGATGTCGGTGAGCGTGGGTTCCAGATTGTCACGCTCATTGTAGGTGGGCATCACCACACACACCCGGTGTCCGCCGTTCGACTGCGCCATTCGCACGCCCTCCTGATTTCACTGTCTGCTTCGATTGTATGCGCTTGCCGCCTAACACCCACTCTCTCGCAGTGCGCGAATTCGCATTCGAACATACATGAGACAGATGTGCGGCAGGCATGCGCTTATGACCGACCAATGGCACAATGGTGTGCATGGCTTATGTTTCTCAGAACGGTCTGCACGACTCGATCAACAAGGCGACCACCGACCTGTTCACGTTCGCGTACAAGCATGTGATCAAGCCGGATTTCGTGTTCAACCACACACCTGACATCGCCCACGACCAAATGATCCGCTTCTGCCAGGTCACCGGCAAGATACCGCCGCTCATGTGGCTGTGCCGCACCATGCTCAATTACACCGACCCGATTCTCGAAACGAATGTGATGGGCATCAACTTCGCCAATCCGTTTGGTCTGTCGGCGGGCCTCGACAAGAACTGCGACATGGCCACCGTGCTCGATCATGCCGGTTTCGGCTTCGAGACGGTCGGATCCACCACGTCACGCCCCTGCGCCGGCAATCCGCGCCCCTGGTTCCACCGTCTGCCCGAGTACGATTCGATGATGGTGCACGTGGGTCTGGCCAACGACGGCTCCGACGTCGTGATCGAACGTGCCGAAGATGCCTGGCGGCGCACGCAGAACATGCAGCTGAGCGTGTCGATCGCACGCACGAACGACGACCAGGTGGGCGATCTGGACGAAGGCATCGAAGACTACTGCATCTCCATGGAGCGTGCCGCCGGCCGCACCGCGATGGTCGAGGTGAACGTCTCCTGCCCGAACACCACCGTGGGCGAACCGTTCACCGAGTCCGCCGAGAACCTCGACAAGCTGTTCACCGCACTCGACAGAATCGAGCGCCCGCAGCCCACGCTCGTCAAGATGCCGCTCAACAAGCCGTGGCCGCAGTTCAAGGAGTTCCTCGACGTATTGGCTGCGCACAATGTGCAGGGCGTGACCATCGCGAATCTGCAGAAAGACCGCACCGGTCTCGACGACATTCCCAAGGATTGGCTCGGAGGACTCTCCGGCGGCCCCTGCACGGCGGCGAGCACCGAACTCATTCGCTGCACCTATGCCGAGTATGGCGACCGGTTCGCGATTGCCGGCGTCGGCGGCGTGTTCACCCCCGAACAGGCCTATGAGAAGATTCGCGCCGGTTCCTCGCTCATCATGTTCATCTCGTCGCTCATGTACCGCGGCCCGCAGCAGATCACCGTATTGAAGCGCGGACTCGCGAAACTGCTACGCCGTGACGGCTTTGGGAGCGTCGCCGAGGCCGTGGGCGTCGACGCCTGATTCAGCCCTCCGACTTCTGAGACTAGGAGCCAGACACTAACCCCCTGCCTTCGGGGGCGTGCGCGGATTGGCTTCGTCACTGGATCGCTGCGCGCCCTTTACGTTCCTCAACCAATCCGCGCACGCCCCCGAAGGCAGCACTGTGAGACCTCTGAATGGGGTACTCGGATGACCTATGGAATGATTGTTCAGCGAACAGCATGCACCTTCATCGGTACCAGCGTGGTCGGTTGGGCCTGCCGGTTGGTTGAGGAACGTAAAGGGCGCGCAGCGATCCAGTGACGAAATCAACCGGCAGGCCCAACCGACCACACACTATTCCGCTTTCCGTCCTCGGCTTTTTGCCGTCCCTCTTCCCCACAGCCTCTGACATCCCGTCACGGGCTTTCCCTGTTACGGGATGTCTCTTGCGACAACGAGAGCCATTACTCATTACGCCATGCACCGCGTACGTACTGTGGCGGGTATGGCAACAGGTTGGTCGGCTCACCGAGCTTGAAGCCGGCACGCAACGGCCAGTACGGCTCGCGCAATGCGGCGCGACCAATCTCCACCGCATCCGCCTCGCCTTTAGCCAAAATGCGCGCAGCCTGCTTGGGTTTGGTGATCAATCCGACCGCGGTCACCGGAACATCGGCCTTCTTGCGAATCTGCTCCGAGAACGGCACCTGATACCCGGGCTTCGTCGGAATCGTCACATTCGGCAGAATGCCGCCGGTTGAGACGTCCACCAGATCGACGCCGTGCTCCTTGAGCGCCTTCGCCAACACGATGCTCTGGTCGAGATCCCAGCCGCCCTCGGCCCAGTCGGTCGCGGAGATGCGCGCGAACAACGGCATGTCGTCGCAGATCACCGAGCGGATTGCATCGGCAACTTCGAGCACGATGCGCATGCGGTTCTCAAGCGAACCACCGTATTCGTCGTCGCGGTCATTGACGAGCGGGTCGAGGAACTCCGACAGCAGGTAGCCATGCGCGGCATGAATCTCAATCGCCTCGAAACCGGCCTCCATCGCGCGCCATGCGGCATCGCGGAATCTGTTCACCAAGGCGTGGATCTCATCTACCGTAAGTTTGCGCGGCGCGGGTAGATCGCCGAACGGCAGCTCGCTCGGTGCAACCGTCTGCCAGCCGCCCAACTCGGGCGGCACATAGCCGGAGTCGGTGCGAATGGTGAAACAACTCGTCGAGCCCTTGCGGCCGGCATGATTGAGCTGAATCGCCGGCACAGCACCAGCGTCCTTCATTCCCTGCGCAATCCACCGGTATGAATCGATCTGCGAGTCCTCCCACAGGCCCAGATCACATGGCGAGATGCGGCCGTCGGGAGTCACCGCGGTCGCCTCCACAATGATCAGGCCAAAGCCGCCCATTGCGCGCGAAACATAGTGCTGGTAGTGGAAGTCGCCCGGGCGCCCGTCGAGAGCGAATGCGGAATATGTGTCCATCGGCGGCATCCAGATGCGGTTGCGCGCTGTGATGCCACGCAATGTGAGTGGCGTGAACAGAGTAGGCTGCTGCGCCTTAATCTTCTTCGAATCCTTAGACTTGCCCATACGCGCAGACTATCACATTCTCATTGCAGCGAGCGGCACGGTTCACGGAAGTCTCCGTGAAACGGACCGCCACCGAGCCCCGCCGCGGCACAGCTTTCGGAAGCATCCGAAAGATCGACCGCAAACTGTGCCCTCCACGGCATAGCTTACGGAAGCTTCCGTAAAATAGGCCGCCGCCGAGCCCATCCGCGGCACATCCTACGGAACCATCCGAAAAACAGACCACAAATCGCACCCTCCACAGTCCAATTTACGGAAGCTTCCGTAAAACAGACCGTCACCGAACCCATCCGCGGCACGGTTCACGGAAGCATCCGAACAACAGACCGCAAACAATGCCTCCTATGGCATATTCCACGGAAGCTTCCGTGCAACAAGCCACCAATCTCCCTTACCGCGGCACATCATACGGAAACATCCGCACGATGAACCGCAAACCGTGCCCACGACAGCATACTTTGCGGAAGTCTCCGAAAAACAGACCGCCAGTATCCGAATAGCACGATGGGCCCAAGTTGCCCCGAGCCCATCGTGCTATTCACGCCGAGCGAATCACCGCCGTTGCGTGTTCTGCTGGTTCTGCGTGTTCTGCTGTGTGCCCTGCCTGTTGCTTTGTACGCCACCGCTCTTCGTGTACTTATCGACAGGTTGTCCGTAATCGTTGTCCATGGGCAGCTGCTTCTTGTCGGCGTACTGGTTCATCGCATCCTTGAACGCAGGGGCGGCGATGGTGGAACCATCCCAGTAGCCGTGGTAGTTGCCGTTGATCGCGATGTTCTCGATCGGGTGGTTCATCGGGTCCTGCACGTCGCCGACGAGCACGAAGGTGGCGATCTGGTTCGGAATGAAGCCGCCGGTAGTCACGTACATGTTCTCGTTCGTACCGGTCTTCGCGAAGGTCTTGCGCCCGTTCGCGAGCTGAGCCGCACCTGCCGCGCCGTCGGGCCGCGTCACGCCCTGGTTCATCGTATAGGCCAGCGTCTGGATGATGTCTTTGTCCACCGCCTGGTGGCAGTTGGCCTTGGGCACGTCGAGGTCCTTGCCGTCGGAGTTCGTGACCTTCTTCAGCGCGATCGGCGTGCACTCCACGCCGTTGGCCGCATACGTCGCGTACACGTTGGCCATCGTGAGCGGCGATACCGATGTGGTGCCGCCGATGAGCAGCGCCGGGTGCATCGAGATGTCGGAGTAGACGTCCTCCTGTCCGATCTTCGCATTGTGGTAGCCCACGGCCTTCGCCGCGTCCGCCACCGCGCACAGGCCGATCTGCGCACCCATCGCGGCCATCGTCGTGTTATGCGAATGCACGAGGCCGAGGAACGGGCTTTCCGGCGACACCGTGCCATTGGTCAACGCGTTCGTCACGTGCCAGTTGTCGGTGCCGCCCGTGTAGCCGTTGCAGGTGAAGCGGTTCGTGAGGAAGTCGGTCGGCGCGACGAGCATCTCGTTGACCGAGCGTCCCTGCTGCATCCAGGCGACGAGGTTGATCGGCTTCCACGAGGAGCCGATCGGGAAGCCCTGGCCACCGCCGTCAATCTGATCGACCGCGTAGTTCATCGACGACTTCGTCTGGTCGGTGGCCGCGGCATCGGTCGCGTCATAGGCGCGGTTGAGCCCGAAGCCGAGCACTTCGCCGGTGCCGGGTTTGACCGAGGCCATCACGATCTCCATGCCGCTAGAATCGTTCGCGGGAATCGTCTTGTTCGCCACGTCCATCAACGCATTGCTCGCATCGAGGTCGATCGTGGTGACAATATGCAGGCCACCCTCCTGCAGCAGCCGCTCACGGTCCTTCGCGGTCTTGCCGAACTCCGGCGAGTTCTCGATCTTGTGCACCACGTAATCGCAGAAGAAGCCCGTGTTGTACTTCGCCGCCATGCAACCGCGCGACACCGGCGTGATATGCAGCGTGTCCACCAGCGGGGTCTTCACGGCCTCCTCATACTCGGCCTGCGTGATGAAATGCTGGTTCCTCATCAGCTCGAGCACGATGTTGCGCTGCTTCTGCGCCTCCTCCTGGTTCTCCGGAATCGACGGATCGTACTTCGACGGGTTCTTCGTGATCATCGCGATCGTCGCCGCCTGCACGATGTTGAGCTTGTCGGCGGTCGTGTTGAAATAGCGCTCCGCCGCGGCCTGCACGCCATACAGCGAATTCGTGCCGAACTGCGCGATGTTCAGGTAGCCCTGCAGAATCTCCTGCTTCGAGTACTTCTTCTCCATCTG includes:
- a CDS encoding transglycosylase domain-containing protein, whose protein sequence is MPKKKNLTGARILALALAFITLCLGGGVTLAVLFLPTVMGANQIVKAVTPSMQVEGIDFDVTNLPQKSTMYASDGKTVIAEFYAQNREVVPLKDISKPMMQAVVAREDRRFWEHAGVDVQGVLRAFVQTYMKKGDQQGGSSLTQQYVKNVLATQAREKDDPIAEYHATEDTIARKMREMLISVQMEKKYSKQEILQGYLNIAQFGTNSLYGVQAAAERYFNTTADKLNIVQAATIAMITKNPSKYDPSIPENQEEAQKQRNIVLELMRNQHFITQAEYEEAVKTPLVDTLHITPVSRGCMAAKYNTGFFCDYVVHKIENSPEFGKTAKDRERLLQEGGLHIVTTIDLDASNALMDVANKTIPANDSSGMEIVMASVKPGTGEVLGFGLNRAYDATDAAATDQTKSSMNYAVDQIDGGGQGFPIGSSWKPINLVAWMQQGRSVNEMLVAPTDFLTNRFTCNGYTGGTDNWHVTNALTNGTVSPESPFLGLVHSHNTTMAAMGAQIGLCAVADAAKAVGYHNAKIGQEDVYSDISMHPALLIGGTTSVSPLTMANVYATYAANGVECTPIALKKVTNSDGKDLDVPKANCHQAVDKDIIQTLAYTMNQGVTRPDGAAGAAQLANGRKTFAKTGTNENMYVTTGGFIPNQIATFVLVGDVQDPMNHPIENIAINGNYHGYWDGSTIAAPAFKDAMNQYADKKQLPMDNDYGQPVDKYTKSGGVQSNRQGTQQNTQNQQNTQRR
- a CDS encoding NADH:flavin oxidoreductase/NADH oxidase, with the protein product MGKSKDSKKIKAQQPTLFTPLTLRGITARNRIWMPPMDTYSAFALDGRPGDFHYQHYVSRAMGGFGLIIVEATAVTPDGRISPCDLGLWEDSQIDSYRWIAQGMKDAGAVPAIQLNHAGRKGSTSCFTIRTDSGYVPPELGGWQTVAPSELPFGDLPAPRKLTVDEIHALVNRFRDAAWRAMEAGFEAIEIHAAHGYLLSEFLDPLVNDRDDEYGGSLENRMRIVLEVADAIRSVICDDMPLFARISATDWAEGGWDLDQSIVLAKALKEHGVDLVDVSTGGILPNVTIPTKPGYQVPFSEQIRKKADVPVTAVGLITKPKQAARILAKGEADAVEIGRAALREPYWPLRAGFKLGEPTNLLPYPPQYVRGAWRNE
- a CDS encoding DeoR/GlpR family DNA-binding transcription regulator, coding for MISSQRQHLILGRLRTRGAVRITALSKEFGVSAMTIRRDIAELADKGLLRRVHGGAVSTSTLLSEPLFSVKSQMDIGLKDAIAGEAIKYVSPGDVIAIGGGTTAYVFAQHLLESPNANGITILTNSIPVAELVQALESKDVEVIVTGGVITRSNSLVGPIADKVIASLRVNTVFLGTHSVSMPRGFLMPNSLEAATDMAMMDIADRTIILTDHTKWSSTSLSLFAKFDQVDTVITDDGLDPDSVAKTRDLVKELVLAHQIETEEESE
- the galT gene encoding galactose-1-phosphate uridylyltransferase; translation: MTPMSQTPNQPEFAHYQPGEYATEHLRITPTTLSDGRDFFYLDDEPDYVNGSKTRVLDDPRDLDYRFAPHLNAEGVEVKYAAPQMRRDPLTGDWIPMATARMNRPITAGAGATAKGNPLAARKPGDPYQDGEVPDTDYDVVVFENRFPSMVQVPGVLNEVRYVDGNPLWQERPAAGRCEVICFDSDENGLPADLPVERLRTVVEAWAFRTAELSAIDGIEQVFPFENHGEEIGVSLAHPHGQIYAYPFIAPKLETELQHTQAYFERTGGNLLRDLMNAEIEAGERVIMRNHSWVAYVPAAARWPLEVQVQPLRDGVLTLDQLNDAERWDLAQMYSTLLKRGNRFFDKGDGKGMDLPYIAAWHQAPVRDARRENYRLNLQFFSFRRAANKIKYLAGSESGMAAWVSDTTPELIAQRFHELGPVDIAD
- a CDS encoding polyprenol monophosphomannose synthase; this translates as MAQSNGGHRVCVVMPTYNERDNLEPTLTDIFLRNPGVDVLIVDDGSPDGTGTLADVISRVTLLPQDLNVEHNENDALADVSFAADDSDSALYSDTHVSTQDLKIADRLASCTMDSRVYVMHRAGKQGLGTAYIQGFEWALGHGYDIVCEMDMDGSHRPQDLRAIIDVLERHPQVDLVLGSRRVPGGSTQDWPWCRDMISRAGSQYARVMLGLKVRDMTSGFRAYRVRILRRIDLEGIDANGYVFQIDMTRRVIAAGGRVVEVPIVFPDRTRGDSKMDRQIVREAVRKVTQWGFARMQQTILRNNKNNK
- a CDS encoding quinone-dependent dihydroorotate dehydrogenase; amino-acid sequence: MAYVSQNGLHDSINKATTDLFTFAYKHVIKPDFVFNHTPDIAHDQMIRFCQVTGKIPPLMWLCRTMLNYTDPILETNVMGINFANPFGLSAGLDKNCDMATVLDHAGFGFETVGSTTSRPCAGNPRPWFHRLPEYDSMMVHVGLANDGSDVVIERAEDAWRRTQNMQLSVSIARTNDDQVGDLDEGIEDYCISMERAAGRTAMVEVNVSCPNTTVGEPFTESAENLDKLFTALDRIERPQPTLVKMPLNKPWPQFKEFLDVLAAHNVQGVTIANLQKDRTGLDDIPKDWLGGLSGGPCTAASTELIRCTYAEYGDRFAIAGVGGVFTPEQAYEKIRAGSSLIMFISSLMYRGPQQITVLKRGLAKLLRRDGFGSVAEAVGVDA